One Panicum virgatum strain AP13 chromosome 3N, P.virgatum_v5, whole genome shotgun sequence DNA segment encodes these proteins:
- the LOC120666116 gene encoding dolabradiene synthase KSL4, chloroplastic-like isoform X1 has translation MVSLRPSSPHEPLLLGHQSSILLRHNPGLLFLPTRTRHAVHAARGGSSIRRREKPVEERIREQLLNTEPPPQSSSYDTAWVAMVPAPGSPQASRFPKCVDWILRNQRGDGSWGPQADGSGDGPWSLGKDALSSTMACVLALRTWGVGDEHVGKGLSFVGHNASLVTDDRSDTPAGFNVIFPGMLAHAMGMGLEIPLAPAYVDAILRLRDTELKRMGSASKAFIAYVAEGMGNLLDWDQAMVYQRKNGSFFNSPATTAAAAIHSYNGRALDYLDSLISKFGSSVPTVYPRNAYSRLRMVDTLEKIGICPGFSGEIDSILDTIYSSWLANDEEITQDMATCAMAFRLLRLHGYDVASDGLIQFSKESSFYDSVQGHLKDSEALLELYKTSQVQIFEEEPILENIGSWSAKLLDEQLCSNKISRSVDPGEVEHVLKFPSYSTVDRLEHRRNIEQSKTGGFQMLKSAYRACQVDEAMVALASEGFHSSQALYRQELQKLKSWVKEMRLDELEFARAMMPLVCLFVPASTMYPPELSDARLAYAMEIILVTTVDDLFDVGGSKEEMENLVTLIENRWDAHEEVGFCSESVEIVFRAIYHTSNLLGAKAAAVQNRSIIHHIAELWADLARAVMAEAEWMMTGHTPSMEEYMAVGVPSTGLGPIALTPLYLVGPELTEEVVRSREYGEMFRHVATCTRLLNDLQTYEREEEQGKTNSVLLLARRHGGSIEAARAEVRSTVAASRRELLRLVVRDGGVMPRLVRQQFWNVCKLAHKTYREEDGFASTRETMHAANAVVHEPLFWRRGGNIDSPDAAASI, from the exons ATGGTGTCGCTGAGGCCATCATCACCCCATGAGCCCCTCCTCCTCGGGCACCAATCCTCCATCCTTCTTCGGCACAATCCAGGTCTGCTGTTCCTGCCAACACGAACGCGACATGCCGTACATGCTGCGCGTGGCGGCAGCAGCATTAGGAGAAGGGAGAAGCCGGTGGAGGAGAGGATCAGGGAGCAGCTTCTCAACACCGAGCCGCCCCCGCAGTCGTCGTCGTACGACACGGCATGGGTCGCCATGGTGCCGGCGCCGGGGTCCCCTCAGGCTTCGCGCTTCCCGAAGTGCGTGGACTGGATCCTGCGGAACCAGCGCGGCGACGGCTCGTGGGGGCCGCAGGCTGATGGCTCCGGCGACGGCCCGTGGTCACTGGGCAAGGACGCGCTCTCGTCGACGATGGCGTGCGTCCTCGCGCTCCGGACGTGGGGCGTCGGCGACGAGCACGTCGGCAAAG GGCTCAGCTTCGTCGGGCACAACGCGTCCTTGGTGACGGACGACAGGAGCGACACGCCGGCAGGGTTCAACGTCATCTTCCCCGGCATGCTCGCGCACGCCATGGGCATGGGGCTGGAGATCCCACTGGCCCCTGCTTACGTCGACGCCATCCTCCGGTTACGCGACACGGAGCTGAAGAG AATGGGTTCTGCAAGTAAAGCTTTCATTGCCTACGTAGCAGAAGGCATGGGGAACCTGCTAGACTGGGATCAGGCGATGGTGTACCAGAGGAAGAACGGATCGTTCTTCAACTCACCGGCAACAACGGCCGCAGCTGCGATCCACAGCTACAACGGGAGAGCACTCGACTACCTGGATTCCCTCATCAGCAAATTCGGCAGCTCAG TGCCGACTGTGTATCCGCGGAACGCGTACTCCCGGCTTCGCATGGTGGACACGTTGGAGAAGATCGGGATCTGTCCGGGCTTTTCCGGTGAAATAGACAGCATACTTGACACCATATACAG CTCCTGGCTAGCCAACGATGAGGAGATAACGCAGGACATGGCGACGTGTGCCATGGCGTTCCGCCTCCTGCGTTTGCACGGATACGATGTCGCGTCTG ATGGGTTGATCCAATTCAGCAAAGAATCCAGCTTTTACGATTCGGTCCAAGGGCACCTAAAAGATAGCGAAGCACTACTAGAACTGTACAAAACGTCACAGGTTCAGATCTTTGAGGAGGAGCCAATCCTGGAAAACATTGGCTCTTGGTCAGCTAAACTTCTGGACGAACAACTGTGTTCCAACAAGATTTCAAGATCTGTAGACCCCGGTGAG GTGGAACATGTGCTCAAATTTCCCTCCTATTCAACCGTGGACCGACTGGAGCACAGGAGGAACATTGAACAGTCAAAGACAGGGGGCTTCCAGATGCTAAAATCAGCATACCG CGCTTGTCAGGTAGATGAAGCAATGGTCGCGCTGGCATCTGAAGGGTTCCATTCCTCCCAGGCTTTGTACCGACAAGAGCTTCAGAAGCTCAAGAG CTGGGTGAAAGAGATGAGGCTGGACGAGCTGGAGTTCGCGAGAGCGATGATGCCGTTGGTCTGCCTGTTCGTACCTGCTTCCACCATGTACCCCCCTGAGCTATCCGATGCTCGCCTTGCGTACGCCATGGAGATCATCCTAGTGACCACAGTGGATGACCTGTTCGACGTCGGGGGATCAAAGGAAGAGATGGAGAACCTCGTCACGCTGATCGAGAA CAGGTGGGATGCGCACGAAGAAGTTGGCTTTTGCTCCGAGAGCGTGGAGATTGTTTTCCGCGCCATCTACCACACGAGCAACCTGCTAGGCGCCAAGGCCGCGGCGGTGCAGAACCGCAGCATCATCCACCACATCGCCGAGCTC TGGGCAGACCTGGCGAGGGCCGTGATGGCCGAGGCAGAGTGGATGATGACAGGCCACACGCCATCCATGGAGGAGTACATGGCGGTCGGGGTGCCGTCCACCGGGCTGGGCCCGATCGCCCTAACGCCGCTCTACCTCGTCGGGCCGGAGCTCACCGAggaggtggtccggagccggGAGTACGGCGAGATGTTCCGGCACGTTGCCACCTGCACCCGCCTCCTGAACGACCTCCAGACGtacgagagggaggaggagcaagGGAAGACGAACAGCGTCCTGCTGCTGGCTCGTCGCCACGGCGGCTCCATTGAGGCAGCCAGGGCGGAGGTGCGGAGCACCGTCGCGGCGTCCAGGAGGGAGCTGCTGAGGCTGGTGGTTAGGGATGGCGGCGTGATGCCCCGACTGGTGCGGCAGCAGTTCTGGAACGTTTGCAAGCTTGCCCACAAGACGTACAGGGAGGAGGATGGCTTCGCGTCGACCAGGGAGACGATGCACGCGGCGAACGCGGTGGTGCACGAGCCGCTGttctggcggcgaggagggaacATCGACTCTCCGGATGCCGCCGCGTCAATATAA
- the LOC120666116 gene encoding dolabradiene synthase KSL4, chloroplastic-like isoform X2, with translation MVSLRPSSPHEPLLLGHQSSILLRHNPGLLFLPTRTRHAVHAARGGSSIRRREKPVEERIREQLLNTEPPPQSSSYDTAWVAMVPAPGSPQASRFPKCVDWILRNQRGDGSWGPQADGSGDGPWSLGKDALSSTMACVLALRTWGVGDEHVGKGLSFVGHNASLVTDDRSDTPAGFNVIFPGMLAHAMGMGLEIPLAPAYVDAILRLRDTELKRMGSASKAFIAYVAEGMGNLLDWDQAMVYQRKNGSFFNSPATTAAAAIHSYNGRALDYLDSLISKFGSSVPTVYPRNAYSRLRMVDTLEKIGICPGFSGEIDSILDTIYSSWLANDEEITQDMATCAMAFRLLRLHGYDVASDGLIQFSKESSFYDSVQGHLKDSEALLELYKTSQVQIFEEEPILENIGSWSAKLLDEQLCSNKISRSVDPGEVEHVLKFPSYSTVDRLEHRRNIEQSKTGGFQMLKSAYRACQVDEAMVALASEGFHSSQALYRQELQKLKSWVKEMRLDELEFARAMMPLVCLFVPASTMYPPELSDARLAYAMEIILVTTVDDLFDVGGSKEEMENLVTLIEKWDAHEEVGFCSESVEIVFRAIYHTSNLLGAKAAAVQNRSIIHHIAELWADLARAVMAEAEWMMTGHTPSMEEYMAVGVPSTGLGPIALTPLYLVGPELTEEVVRSREYGEMFRHVATCTRLLNDLQTYEREEEQGKTNSVLLLARRHGGSIEAARAEVRSTVAASRRELLRLVVRDGGVMPRLVRQQFWNVCKLAHKTYREEDGFASTRETMHAANAVVHEPLFWRRGGNIDSPDAAASI, from the exons ATGGTGTCGCTGAGGCCATCATCACCCCATGAGCCCCTCCTCCTCGGGCACCAATCCTCCATCCTTCTTCGGCACAATCCAGGTCTGCTGTTCCTGCCAACACGAACGCGACATGCCGTACATGCTGCGCGTGGCGGCAGCAGCATTAGGAGAAGGGAGAAGCCGGTGGAGGAGAGGATCAGGGAGCAGCTTCTCAACACCGAGCCGCCCCCGCAGTCGTCGTCGTACGACACGGCATGGGTCGCCATGGTGCCGGCGCCGGGGTCCCCTCAGGCTTCGCGCTTCCCGAAGTGCGTGGACTGGATCCTGCGGAACCAGCGCGGCGACGGCTCGTGGGGGCCGCAGGCTGATGGCTCCGGCGACGGCCCGTGGTCACTGGGCAAGGACGCGCTCTCGTCGACGATGGCGTGCGTCCTCGCGCTCCGGACGTGGGGCGTCGGCGACGAGCACGTCGGCAAAG GGCTCAGCTTCGTCGGGCACAACGCGTCCTTGGTGACGGACGACAGGAGCGACACGCCGGCAGGGTTCAACGTCATCTTCCCCGGCATGCTCGCGCACGCCATGGGCATGGGGCTGGAGATCCCACTGGCCCCTGCTTACGTCGACGCCATCCTCCGGTTACGCGACACGGAGCTGAAGAG AATGGGTTCTGCAAGTAAAGCTTTCATTGCCTACGTAGCAGAAGGCATGGGGAACCTGCTAGACTGGGATCAGGCGATGGTGTACCAGAGGAAGAACGGATCGTTCTTCAACTCACCGGCAACAACGGCCGCAGCTGCGATCCACAGCTACAACGGGAGAGCACTCGACTACCTGGATTCCCTCATCAGCAAATTCGGCAGCTCAG TGCCGACTGTGTATCCGCGGAACGCGTACTCCCGGCTTCGCATGGTGGACACGTTGGAGAAGATCGGGATCTGTCCGGGCTTTTCCGGTGAAATAGACAGCATACTTGACACCATATACAG CTCCTGGCTAGCCAACGATGAGGAGATAACGCAGGACATGGCGACGTGTGCCATGGCGTTCCGCCTCCTGCGTTTGCACGGATACGATGTCGCGTCTG ATGGGTTGATCCAATTCAGCAAAGAATCCAGCTTTTACGATTCGGTCCAAGGGCACCTAAAAGATAGCGAAGCACTACTAGAACTGTACAAAACGTCACAGGTTCAGATCTTTGAGGAGGAGCCAATCCTGGAAAACATTGGCTCTTGGTCAGCTAAACTTCTGGACGAACAACTGTGTTCCAACAAGATTTCAAGATCTGTAGACCCCGGTGAG GTGGAACATGTGCTCAAATTTCCCTCCTATTCAACCGTGGACCGACTGGAGCACAGGAGGAACATTGAACAGTCAAAGACAGGGGGCTTCCAGATGCTAAAATCAGCATACCG CGCTTGTCAGGTAGATGAAGCAATGGTCGCGCTGGCATCTGAAGGGTTCCATTCCTCCCAGGCTTTGTACCGACAAGAGCTTCAGAAGCTCAAGAG CTGGGTGAAAGAGATGAGGCTGGACGAGCTGGAGTTCGCGAGAGCGATGATGCCGTTGGTCTGCCTGTTCGTACCTGCTTCCACCATGTACCCCCCTGAGCTATCCGATGCTCGCCTTGCGTACGCCATGGAGATCATCCTAGTGACCACAGTGGATGACCTGTTCGACGTCGGGGGATCAAAGGAAGAGATGGAGAACCTCGTCACGCTGATCGAGAA GTGGGATGCGCACGAAGAAGTTGGCTTTTGCTCCGAGAGCGTGGAGATTGTTTTCCGCGCCATCTACCACACGAGCAACCTGCTAGGCGCCAAGGCCGCGGCGGTGCAGAACCGCAGCATCATCCACCACATCGCCGAGCTC TGGGCAGACCTGGCGAGGGCCGTGATGGCCGAGGCAGAGTGGATGATGACAGGCCACACGCCATCCATGGAGGAGTACATGGCGGTCGGGGTGCCGTCCACCGGGCTGGGCCCGATCGCCCTAACGCCGCTCTACCTCGTCGGGCCGGAGCTCACCGAggaggtggtccggagccggGAGTACGGCGAGATGTTCCGGCACGTTGCCACCTGCACCCGCCTCCTGAACGACCTCCAGACGtacgagagggaggaggagcaagGGAAGACGAACAGCGTCCTGCTGCTGGCTCGTCGCCACGGCGGCTCCATTGAGGCAGCCAGGGCGGAGGTGCGGAGCACCGTCGCGGCGTCCAGGAGGGAGCTGCTGAGGCTGGTGGTTAGGGATGGCGGCGTGATGCCCCGACTGGTGCGGCAGCAGTTCTGGAACGTTTGCAAGCTTGCCCACAAGACGTACAGGGAGGAGGATGGCTTCGCGTCGACCAGGGAGACGATGCACGCGGCGAACGCGGTGGTGCACGAGCCGCTGttctggcggcgaggagggaacATCGACTCTCCGGATGCCGCCGCGTCAATATAA